From a region of the Desulfobacterales bacterium genome:
- the proS gene encoding proline--tRNA ligase, with product MKQAKTAIQPTREENYPEWYQEVIKAADMAEVSPVRGCMVIKPWGYALWENITRTLDDMFKTTGVRNAYFPLFIPVNFLEKEAQHVEGFAKECAVVTHHKLEKGEDGALVPAGKLTAPLIVRPTSETIIGDSFSKWIKSYRDLPVLINQWANVVRWEMRTRIFLRTSEFLWQEGHTAHATRKEAIDRTHMMLNIYKKMAEEYMAMPVMTGEKTLAEKFPGAETTTCIEAMMQDKKALQAGTSHFLGQNFARASDITFQSAQETEEYVWTTSWGSSTRLIGGLIMTHGDDNGIVLPPRIASSHVVLMPILRSDKDRQPVMAFVDALAARLREKHYCSRPIAVEIDTRNTGARNWDWIRKGIPLRVEIGPKDIEKDSVFVGRRDKDAKDKTAIQKDEFVETIGDILDDIQQTLFERALSFREANTHKIDELETFNDFFTPKNHERPEIHGGFALSHWCGDSACETAIKDRLNVSIRCIPFEGEKEKGKCIECGKQSPQRVVFAKAY from the coding sequence ATGAAACAAGCTAAAACTGCAATCCAGCCGACCCGGGAGGAAAACTACCCGGAATGGTATCAGGAAGTCATCAAGGCAGCGGATATGGCCGAAGTATCGCCCGTACGGGGCTGCATGGTCATCAAACCCTGGGGCTACGCTCTGTGGGAGAACATCACGCGGACCCTCGATGACATGTTCAAGACCACGGGGGTTCGCAATGCGTATTTTCCGCTTTTTATTCCCGTCAATTTTCTTGAAAAAGAGGCCCAGCATGTAGAAGGGTTTGCCAAGGAATGCGCGGTGGTCACCCATCATAAACTCGAAAAGGGTGAGGACGGCGCACTGGTGCCGGCCGGCAAATTGACGGCGCCCCTGATTGTGCGCCCCACCTCCGAGACCATCATCGGCGACTCTTTTTCCAAATGGATCAAAAGCTACCGGGATCTGCCGGTGCTGATCAACCAGTGGGCCAACGTGGTCAGGTGGGAAATGCGCACCCGGATTTTTCTGCGGACCAGCGAATTCCTGTGGCAGGAAGGCCATACCGCCCATGCCACCCGGAAAGAGGCCATTGACCGAACGCATATGATGTTAAATATTTATAAGAAAATGGCTGAAGAGTATATGGCCATGCCGGTGATGACCGGTGAAAAAACCCTTGCGGAAAAATTCCCGGGCGCGGAAACCACCACCTGCATTGAGGCCATGATGCAGGATAAAAAAGCCCTTCAGGCCGGGACCTCCCATTTCCTCGGGCAGAACTTCGCACGCGCCTCGGATATAACCTTTCAGTCCGCCCAGGAAACGGAGGAATATGTATGGACCACCTCCTGGGGCTCATCCACACGCCTGATCGGGGGCCTGATCATGACCCACGGCGATGACAACGGCATTGTGCTGCCGCCCCGAATCGCCTCTTCGCACGTGGTATTAATGCCGATTCTCCGATCCGACAAGGACCGGCAGCCGGTTATGGCATTTGTGGATGCGTTGGCCGCGCGCCTGCGGGAAAAGCATTACTGCAGCCGGCCGATTGCTGTGGAAATCGATACCCGAAATACCGGCGCCCGGAACTGGGACTGGATCCGGAAAGGCATTCCGCTGCGGGTGGAAATCGGGCCCAAGGATATTGAAAAGGATTCCGTGTTTGTAGGCCGGCGGGATAAGGACGCCAAGGATAAAACCGCCATCCAGAAGGATGAATTCGTGGAGACCATCGGCGATATTCTGGATGACATCCAGCAGACGCTGTTTGAACGGGCGCTGTCCTTCAGGGAGGCCAATACGCACAAAATTGATGAGCTGGAGACATTCAACGACTTTTTCACCCCCAAAAACCATGAGCGGCCGGAAATTCACGGCGGATTCGCCCTTTCCCACTGGTGCGGGGACAGCGCCTGCGAGACGGCGATCAAGGACCGGTTAAACGTCTCCATCCGATGTATTCCCTTTGAAGGGGAAAAAGAAAAAGGCAAATGCATTGAGTGCGGCAAGCAAAGCCCCCAGCGTGTCGTGTTTGCCAAGGCATACTGA
- the ispG gene encoding flavodoxin-dependent (E)-4-hydroxy-3-methylbut-2-enyl-diphosphate synthase, producing MAFPINRRPTRQIHVGKVPIGGNAPIAVQSMTNTDTRDVAATIAQIHRLEAAGCEIIRVAVPDEAAAEAISGIKQGIRIPLIADIHFDYRLAIAAARAGADGLRINPGNIGSRERIKAVVDTANETGIPIRIGVNAGSLEKDIYARHGAATADALVESALRHLDLMKELGFDRLKLAIKSSDVRQTVSAYRQLSEKTDFPLHIGITEAGGLYAGIVKSAMGIGLLLAEGIGDTLRVSLTRDPMEEVRVGYEILKALDIRRRGPELISCPTCGRCQFDLFSLAEAAEKALMTRTTPIKIAIMGCPVNGPGEARAADIGVAGGRESGILFKRGKVIRKIPQAELLDALLKEVDEFESNNKRGAR from the coding sequence ATGGCTTTTCCGATCAACCGGCGACCGACCCGGCAAATCCATGTAGGCAAGGTGCCCATCGGCGGCAATGCCCCGATTGCGGTCCAATCCATGACCAACACCGACACCCGGGATGTTGCCGCCACCATAGCCCAGATTCATCGGCTGGAGGCGGCGGGCTGTGAAATCATCCGCGTGGCTGTGCCGGACGAGGCCGCGGCCGAAGCCATTTCCGGCATTAAACAAGGCATCCGGATCCCATTGATTGCAGACATTCATTTCGACTATCGTCTGGCCATTGCCGCCGCCCGCGCCGGTGCAGACGGTCTGCGCATCAATCCGGGGAACATCGGCAGCCGCGAAAGAATCAAGGCAGTGGTGGACACGGCAAATGAAACCGGCATCCCCATCCGGATCGGGGTTAATGCCGGCTCCCTGGAAAAGGACATCTATGCCAGACACGGGGCGGCCACCGCCGATGCCCTGGTGGAAAGCGCCCTGCGCCACCTCGATTTGATGAAAGAGCTGGGGTTTGATCGGCTAAAGCTTGCCATTAAATCCTCGGATGTCCGCCAGACGGTCTCCGCCTACCGGCAGCTATCTGAAAAAACCGATTTCCCCCTGCATATCGGTATTACCGAGGCCGGCGGCCTGTATGCCGGAATCGTGAAATCCGCCATGGGCATAGGCCTTCTGCTGGCCGAAGGCATCGGCGATACCCTGCGGGTCTCCCTGACCCGGGACCCGATGGAAGAGGTACGGGTGGGCTATGAAATATTAAAAGCTTTAGATATCCGACGGCGGGGCCCGGAGCTCATTTCCTGCCCGACCTGCGGCCGCTGCCAGTTTGATTTGTTCTCCCTTGCCGAAGCTGCAGAAAAGGCGCTTATGACGCGAACCACACCGATTAAAATCGCCATCATGGGATGCCCCGTCAACGGCCCCGGCGAGGCCAGGGCGGCTGACATCGGTGTTGCCGGCGGCAGGGAGTCCGGCATTTTGTTCAAGCGGGGAAAAGTAATCCGTAAAATTCCGCAGGCGGAGCTTTTGGATGCGCTGCTCAAGGAAGTTGATGAATTTGAAAGCAACAATAAAAGAGGAGCGAGATGA
- a CDS encoding MBL fold metallo-hydrolase, with translation MIIKTLAVGPIMANCYIVGCENTKEAVVIDPGDDADRILMTLAESKLTVKYILNTHGHFDHVSANRRLKDATGAELLIHAQDAPMLDSLPQAAASFGLSAENSPPPDKTIDEGDTITFGDITFKVLHTPGHSLGGVSFHADGVVFVGDTLFAGSIGRTDFAGGDFDTLISSVKNKLFPLGDDVTVYTGHGPTTTIGQEKRMNPFLRMG, from the coding sequence TTGATTATCAAAACGCTGGCAGTCGGCCCGATCATGGCCAACTGCTATATCGTGGGCTGCGAGAATACCAAGGAGGCAGTGGTTATTGATCCGGGCGATGACGCGGACCGGATTTTAATGACCCTGGCGGAATCCAAGCTGACGGTGAAATATATATTAAACACCCATGGGCATTTTGACCACGTAAGCGCCAACCGGCGCCTGAAGGATGCCACCGGCGCAGAACTTTTGATCCATGCACAGGATGCCCCCATGCTGGATTCCCTGCCCCAGGCCGCGGCGTCCTTCGGACTTTCCGCGGAAAACTCCCCGCCGCCGGATAAAACCATTGATGAGGGCGATACCATCACCTTTGGGGATATCACCTTTAAGGTGCTCCATACGCCGGGGCATTCTTTAGGGGGCGTCTCCTTTCATGCGGATGGCGTCGTATTCGTGGGCGACACCCTGTTTGCCGGCTCCATCGGCCGAACCGATTTTGCGGGCGGCGATTTTGACACGCTGATTTCGAGCGTGAAAAACAAGCTTTTCCCGTTAGGCGATGATGTTACGGTCTATACCGGCCACGGCCCCACCACCACCATCGGCCAGGAAAAGCGGATGAACCCCTTTCTGCGGATGGGCTAA
- a CDS encoding TrpB-like pyridoxal phosphate-dependent enzyme, with translation MELRKYILREDEIPRQWYNILADINMNPPLGPDGNPVSPDQLAPVFPMNLIEQEVSSERWIDIPDEVLNVLNIWRPAPLVRALSLEKALDTPARIYFKNESVSPPGSHKPNTAVPQAYYNKAFGIKRMTTETGAGQWGSALSFACAQYGVECKVYMVRVSFDQKPYRKFMMAAWGGNCVPSPSSETKAGRDALEKYPDTPGSLGIAISEAIEEAVADETGQTRYSLGSVLNHVILHQSIIGLEAKKQMELAGDYPDVIIGCAGGGSNFAGLAFPFVLDKINGKDIDIYPVEPAGCPTLTKAPFVYDHGDTARYTPLLPMHSLGHAFVPPPFHSGGLRYHGMAPTVSQLVDEGLLEPKSVKQSQVFDAGILLARTEGIIPAPETTHALATVIDEAKKAREEGKEKVILFNWSGHGLLDLTAYDSYLSGQMKDIVLSMDEVAECEKIYADFPKPQHLKHK, from the coding sequence ATGGAACTACGCAAATACATTCTTCGGGAAGATGAGATTCCGCGGCAATGGTATAACATTCTCGCTGATATCAACATGAACCCGCCACTCGGGCCGGACGGCAATCCTGTGTCCCCGGATCAGCTGGCCCCGGTCTTTCCCATGAACCTGATCGAGCAGGAAGTCTCCTCCGAGCGCTGGATCGATATTCCGGATGAGGTTTTAAATGTGTTAAATATCTGGCGGCCGGCCCCGCTGGTACGGGCCTTGTCGCTTGAAAAGGCGCTTGATACCCCGGCCCGGATCTATTTTAAAAATGAATCCGTCAGCCCGCCGGGCAGCCATAAACCCAATACAGCCGTTCCCCAAGCCTATTACAACAAGGCCTTCGGCATCAAACGCATGACCACGGAAACCGGCGCCGGCCAATGGGGCAGCGCCCTGTCCTTTGCCTGCGCCCAGTACGGCGTGGAATGCAAGGTCTACATGGTACGGGTATCTTTTGACCAGAAACCCTACCGGAAATTCATGATGGCCGCCTGGGGGGGCAACTGCGTTCCCAGCCCCAGCAGTGAGACCAAGGCCGGCCGCGATGCGCTGGAAAAGTATCCGGACACCCCGGGCAGCCTGGGCATAGCCATCAGCGAAGCCATCGAAGAGGCGGTGGCGGATGAAACCGGGCAGACCCGGTATTCACTGGGCAGCGTCTTAAACCATGTGATTTTGCATCAAAGCATCATCGGCCTGGAAGCCAAAAAGCAGATGGAACTGGCCGGCGATTATCCGGATGTCATTATCGGCTGTGCCGGCGGGGGGAGCAACTTTGCCGGCCTGGCCTTCCCTTTTGTGCTGGATAAAATCAACGGCAAAGATATTGATATTTATCCGGTTGAACCGGCCGGCTGCCCGACCCTTACCAAGGCGCCGTTCGTCTATGACCACGGAGACACCGCGCGGTATACGCCGCTTCTTCCCATGCACAGCCTGGGCCACGCGTTTGTGCCCCCGCCCTTCCACTCCGGCGGCTTAAGATACCACGGTATGGCGCCCACGGTGAGCCAGCTGGTGGATGAGGGGCTGCTTGAGCCCAAATCCGTCAAGCAGAGCCAGGTCTTTGACGCAGGCATTCTGCTGGCCCGGACCGAAGGGATTATTCCGGCGCCGGAAACCACCCATGCCCTGGCCACTGTGATTGATGAGGCCAAAAAGGCCAGGGAAGAGGGCAAGGAAAAGGTCATCCTGTTTAACTGGAGCGGCCACGGCCTGCTTGATTTAACGGCCTATGATTCCTATCTGTCCGGCCAGATGAAAGATATCGTACTGTCCATGGATGAGGTCGCTGAATGCGAAAAGATCTATGCGGACTTTCCCAAGCCGCAGCATCTGAAGCATAAGTAG
- the nusB gene encoding transcription antitermination factor NusB: MSNRHKSRELALQILFCMDMLGNNTDALFDDLGELISPKQAPSNFCRRLVKGVIEHRSDLDRIIEAHSSNWRVYRMSGVDRNILRLAAFEMLYCEDIPAKVSINEAIEIGKKFGTDETGPFVNGVLDAIRQHHGLDSSPGAAEAEIGTGTSNDQDQSA, encoded by the coding sequence ATGAGCAACCGCCACAAATCAAGAGAACTGGCCCTGCAGATTCTGTTCTGCATGGACATGCTGGGCAATAACACAGACGCACTGTTTGATGATTTGGGCGAACTTATTTCCCCGAAGCAGGCGCCGTCAAATTTCTGCCGCCGGCTTGTCAAAGGGGTGATCGAACATCGATCCGATTTGGACCGGATCATTGAGGCGCATTCAAGCAACTGGAGAGTCTACCGGATGAGCGGGGTGGACCGGAATATCCTCCGCCTGGCCGCCTTTGAAATGCTTTATTGCGAGGATATCCCCGCCAAGGTCTCCATCAATGAAGCTATTGAGATCGGCAAAAAATTCGGTACCGATGAAACCGGCCCGTTTGTTAACGGCGTTTTGGATGCGATTCGGCAGCACCACGGGCTGGATTCATCGCCGGGCGCGGCGGAGGCGGAAATTGGAACCGGTACTTCCAACGATCAGGATCAATCGGCATAA
- the ribE gene encoding 6,7-dimethyl-8-ribityllumazine synthase yields the protein MPNVIEGNLVAKGKRFALIVSRFNDFISDKLMSGAIDALQRSGVSDDAIDIIKVPGSFEIPLIAKKTAQAGKHDAILCLGAVIRGATPHFDYVSAEVSKGIASVSLETGVPVIFGVVTTDTIEQAIERAGTKAGNKGWDAAVAAIEMTNLFDAIEESFK from the coding sequence ATGCCCAATGTCATTGAAGGAAATCTGGTTGCCAAAGGAAAACGATTTGCGCTGATTGTCAGCCGTTTCAACGATTTCATCTCGGACAAACTGATGAGCGGGGCCATTGACGCGCTGCAGCGAAGCGGTGTATCTGATGACGCCATTGATATCATCAAGGTGCCCGGATCATTTGAAATTCCGCTGATCGCCAAAAAAACGGCCCAGGCCGGCAAACACGATGCAATCCTCTGTCTGGGGGCGGTGATTCGGGGCGCCACCCCGCATTTTGACTATGTGAGCGCCGAGGTCTCCAAGGGAATCGCCAGCGTCAGCCTGGAAACCGGAGTGCCGGTTATTTTCGGCGTTGTCACCACGGATACCATTGAACAGGCGATTGAGCGGGCCGGTACCAAGGCGGGCAACAAGGGATGGGATGCCGCAGTGGCTGCCATCGAAATGACCAATTTATTCGACGCCATTGAAGAGTCGTTTAAATAA
- a CDS encoding bifunctional 3,4-dihydroxy-2-butanone-4-phosphate synthase/GTP cyclohydrolase II, which translates to MGHLSVEEAIKEIRDGRMVILVDDEDRENEGDLTMAAEAVTPEAINFMAKYGRGLVCLAMTPDRIEALNLPMMVSNNTSRFQTGFTVSIEARHGVTTGISAADRATTIQAAIADDAKPEDVVRPGHVFPLRARRGGVIVRTGQTEGSVDLARLAGLKPAAVICEIMDEDGTMARMPSLEKFSEEHGIGICTIEKLIEYRMRTESFVHKAVEATVPTAHAGTFKVIVYENDMEDLQHIALIKGEIDPENPTLVRVHSECLTGDIFGSMRCDCGDQLHKSMEMMDKEGSGVLLYVRQEGRGIGLVNKLKAYVLQDQGYDTVEANEKLGFKADLRDYGIGAQVLADLGIRKMRLITNNPKKIVGLEGYGLSVVEQIPMQIEANDYNRCYLECKRLKMGHCLNIDTTP; encoded by the coding sequence ATGGGACATTTAAGCGTTGAAGAGGCCATCAAGGAGATCCGGGACGGCAGAATGGTGATCCTGGTCGATGATGAGGACCGGGAGAACGAAGGCGATCTCACCATGGCCGCAGAGGCGGTCACGCCCGAGGCGATCAATTTCATGGCCAAATACGGCCGCGGTCTGGTCTGCCTGGCCATGACGCCGGATCGGATTGAGGCCCTGAATCTGCCCATGATGGTGAGCAACAATACCTCCCGCTTTCAGACGGGATTTACCGTATCCATAGAGGCACGTCACGGGGTGACCACCGGTATTTCTGCGGCGGATCGGGCCACCACCATCCAGGCGGCCATCGCAGATGACGCCAAACCGGAAGATGTGGTCCGGCCCGGCCATGTATTTCCCCTGCGGGCCCGGCGCGGCGGGGTCATCGTCAGGACCGGCCAGACCGAAGGTTCGGTGGATCTGGCCCGGCTGGCGGGGCTTAAACCGGCGGCGGTGATCTGCGAAATTATGGATGAGGACGGCACCATGGCCCGGATGCCCTCGCTTGAAAAATTCAGCGAGGAGCACGGCATCGGTATCTGCACCATTGAAAAGCTGATCGAATACCGCATGCGCACGGAATCCTTTGTGCATAAGGCGGTCGAGGCCACCGTGCCCACCGCGCATGCCGGCACCTTTAAGGTCATCGTGTATGAAAATGATATGGAAGATCTTCAGCACATTGCGCTCATCAAAGGCGAAATCGATCCGGAAAATCCCACCCTTGTTCGGGTCCACTCCGAGTGCCTCACCGGCGACATATTCGGCTCCATGCGCTGCGACTGCGGGGACCAGCTCCATAAATCCATGGAGATGATGGATAAAGAAGGCTCCGGCGTGCTTCTGTATGTCCGCCAGGAAGGGCGGGGCATCGGGCTGGTGAACAAATTAAAAGCCTATGTGCTCCAGGACCAGGGCTATGATACGGTGGAGGCCAATGAAAAGCTCGGCTTCAAGGCCGATCTTCGCGATTACGGTATCGGCGCCCAGGTGCTGGCGGATCTGGGCATCCGGAAGATGCGGCTGATCACCAACAACCCGAAAAAAATCGTCGGTCTGGAAGGTTACGGATTGAGCGTCGTTGAGCAGATCCCGATGCAGATTGAGGCAAACGATTACAACCGCTGCTATCTGGAATGCAAACGGCTCAAGATGGGGCATTGCTTAAATATTGATACAACCCCGTAA
- a CDS encoding riboflavin synthase, producing the protein MFTGIIEGLGTITAVSAAGEGKRLSVTADFVLEGTRIGDSIAVNGACLTAVRISGARFEVDVSPETLSRTTLQTITPGSRVNIERALRLSDRLDGHLVSGHIDGTGRITHKNVRGNALWIGVSVPKALTRYMIAKGSVAIDGISLTINTVNDQGFEVAIIPHTAAETTIQHRQPGDTVNIETDMIGKYVEKFITEGNQRASDDKPETGLDMAFLAKTGFI; encoded by the coding sequence ATGTTTACCGGAATTATTGAGGGACTGGGCACCATCACTGCGGTATCGGCTGCCGGGGAAGGCAAGCGCCTTTCCGTGACTGCGGATTTTGTGCTGGAAGGCACCCGCATCGGGGACAGCATCGCGGTAAACGGGGCCTGCCTGACGGCGGTCCGGATTTCCGGGGCCCGGTTTGAAGTGGATGTATCCCCGGAGACGCTTTCCCGGACCACGCTGCAGACGATCACTCCGGGCAGCCGGGTAAACATCGAACGGGCCCTCAGGCTCTCAGACCGGCTGGACGGCCACCTTGTGTCCGGCCACATTGACGGCACCGGCCGCATTACCCATAAAAACGTCCGGGGCAACGCCCTGTGGATCGGCGTCTCCGTGCCGAAGGCGTTGACCCGGTATATGATCGCCAAGGGGTCGGTGGCCATTGACGGCATCAGCCTGACCATTAACACGGTCAATGACCAGGGCTTTGAAGTGGCGATTATTCCGCACACGGCGGCGGAAACCACCATCCAGCACAGACAGCCGGGGGATACGGTCAATATTGAAACCGACATGATCGGCAAGTATGTGGAAAAATTTATCACCGAAGGAAACCAGCGCGCCAGCGACGATAAACCGGAAACCGGCCTGGATATGGCGTTTCTTGCCAAGACCGGATTTATATAG
- the ribD gene encoding bifunctional diaminohydroxyphosphoribosylaminopyrimidine deaminase/5-amino-6-(5-phosphoribosylamino)uracil reductase RibD has protein sequence MDDPFYMHIALDLAENGRGYTSPNPMVGAVVVKDGTIIGKGWHEVLGGPHAEVNALDHAGEQAAGATLYVTLEPCHHHGRTPPCTERVLAAGIRRVVVAAADPNPKVTGGGANYLKSQGLDISLGICEEEALEQNEAFFKFIQTGRPFVFLKCAATLDGRIATRTGDSKWVTGPASRQYVHELRHWADAILVGVGTVKADNPSLTARLDGKKGTDPHRIILDTRLSIPEDAKVLQIESASDTLIIFNESDDPEKPDRLAGKGVELLKAPLTDGLLDFSAVIDMLGQKSMTSLMIEGGSRVLGAALRAGIADKIYFFYAPKILGGDDGIPICGGPGPELMAGSVPIENIHVKRFDEDVLISGYVRRQR, from the coding sequence ATGGACGACCCATTCTACATGCATATCGCCCTGGATCTGGCGGAAAACGGGCGCGGCTACACCTCGCCGAACCCGATGGTCGGGGCAGTGGTGGTAAAGGACGGCACCATCATCGGCAAAGGCTGGCACGAAGTGCTCGGCGGGCCGCATGCCGAGGTCAACGCCCTGGACCATGCCGGCGAACAGGCGGCCGGCGCCACCCTCTATGTAACCCTCGAACCCTGCCACCACCATGGCCGGACCCCGCCCTGCACGGAGCGGGTCCTTGCCGCCGGCATCCGGCGCGTGGTGGTTGCCGCGGCAGACCCCAACCCGAAAGTCACCGGCGGCGGGGCGAATTATTTGAAAAGCCAGGGGCTTGACATCAGCCTGGGTATCTGCGAAGAAGAAGCCCTTGAGCAAAACGAGGCGTTTTTTAAATTCATCCAAACAGGGCGCCCCTTTGTTTTTTTAAAATGCGCGGCCACCCTGGACGGCCGAATCGCCACGCGAACCGGGGATTCCAAGTGGGTCACCGGCCCGGCCTCCCGTCAGTATGTGCATGAGCTGCGCCACTGGGCGGACGCCATTCTGGTGGGCGTGGGCACGGTCAAGGCGGATAACCCCAGCCTCACCGCCCGGCTGGATGGGAAAAAAGGGACAGACCCGCACCGCATTATTCTGGATACCCGGCTATCCATTCCAGAGGATGCGAAAGTATTGCAGATCGAATCGGCATCTGATACGCTTATTATTTTTAATGAATCGGATGATCCGGAAAAGCCGGATCGGCTGGCGGGAAAAGGGGTTGAACTGCTCAAGGCCCCGTTGACAGATGGATTGCTGGATTTCTCCGCTGTGATAGACATGCTGGGCCAGAAAAGTATGACCAGCCTGATGATTGAAGGCGGCAGCCGGGTCCTGGGGGCGGCACTGCGCGCCGGGATTGCGGATAAAATATATTTTTTCTATGCCCCCAAAATACTGGGGGGCGATGACGGCATACCGATCTGCGGCGGCCCGGGACCGGAGCTGATGGCCGGCAGCGTCCCCATTGAAAACATCCATGTAAAGCGATTTGACGAGGATGTGTTGATTTCCGGGTATGTGCGGCGGCAGCGGTAG
- the nrdR gene encoding transcriptional regulator NrdR produces MKCPFCRENDNKVIDSRLSRDGTAIRRRRECLACRRRFTTYEYIEEIPLMIIKKDKRRELFSRDKVRAGLKKACEKREISMNVIESFIEEIERDLRESEEKEIPSAIIGEKVMKKLHELDKVAYVRFASVYRDFKDVGDFVAELKTLLSSR; encoded by the coding sequence ATGAAATGCCCTTTTTGCCGTGAAAACGACAACAAAGTCATCGACTCCCGGCTGAGCCGGGACGGCACCGCCATCCGGCGGCGGCGGGAATGCTTGGCCTGCAGGCGGCGATTTACCACCTACGAGTACATTGAGGAAATTCCGCTGATGATCATCAAAAAGGACAAGCGGCGGGAGCTTTTCAGCCGGGACAAGGTCCGGGCCGGGTTAAAGAAGGCCTGTGAAAAGCGCGAAATCAGCATGAACGTAATCGAGTCCTTTATCGAAGAGATCGAACGGGATCTCCGCGAATCCGAGGAAAAGGAAATTCCCTCGGCCATCATCGGCGAGAAGGTCATGAAGAAGCTCCATGAGCTGGACAAGGTGGCTTATGTTCGGTTTGCCTCGGTTTACCGGGATTTCAAGGATGTAGGTGACTTTGTAGCGGAACTTAAGACGCTTTTGAGCAGCCGGTAA
- a CDS encoding cytidine/deoxycytidylate deaminase family protein, with amino-acid sequence MPTQPDSRPAWNDYFMEIAALVARRSTCLRRAVGAIIVKDKRILATGYNGAPSGIAHCAEVGCMRETMQIASGERHELCRGIHAEQNAIIQAAYHGVPIAGASLYCTNLPCSICTKMLINAGIKNIYYRSGYADQLSRDLLEEAEIEVVKINDT; translated from the coding sequence ATGCCGACCCAACCGGACAGTCGGCCCGCTTGGAACGATTACTTCATGGAGATCGCGGCCCTGGTGGCCAGACGCTCGACCTGCCTGCGGCGGGCGGTGGGCGCGATCATCGTTAAAGATAAACGGATCCTTGCCACCGGCTACAACGGGGCGCCCAGCGGAATCGCGCACTGTGCCGAGGTCGGCTGTATGCGGGAGACCATGCAGATCGCCTCCGGCGAACGCCATGAACTCTGCCGCGGCATCCATGCAGAGCAAAACGCCATCATCCAGGCAGCCTATCACGGCGTGCCCATTGCAGGAGCCTCGCTCTACTGCACCAACCTGCCCTGCTCTATCTGCACCAAAATGCTAATCAATGCCGGAATCAAAAACATATATTACCGATCGGGGTATGCCGATCAGTTGTCCAGGGACCTGCTTGAGGAGGCGGAAATCGAAGTCGTAAAAATCAACGATACCTGA